The DNA region AGAAGGATATCGTCTCGgcgtttatttttattagaaCCAGCTCTAGAAGAGCAACGATGAAGTGTTAAAGCTCTTTCTGTTAATCATAGAACAATGAAGTGTTTTTCTTCCAACTGTACACAACTTGTGTCTTTCTAGCATTTCTTCTGCGGGTAGTTTTTATACTTCCGATTATAACGACTCTTTGCAAAGCATCTGACCGCCACGGCATCACATCTGCACAACAAATAACGACACTTGCCCCAGTACCAATACGAGGAAGGCCGTTCTGtggataaaataattatttatattatttgtAATCAAGCAAAGGAaatgaacaaatttttctttcgaagagacttaagataaaaaaaaaaggtagatgCTTAATTTGGTTGCCATCAAATTACTGTTTCTCTAATTCTCCACAATAGCAAAAGGCCCAGTTTGCTTGGTTCACCCTGGCGCAAGTTATCTAGCTCGCCTACGGGTCGATTCTCCCGCAAAAGACTTCGCCCACTGGTCGGTTTCGCCGACAAGTCGTCTCGCCTACCGGTCGCTTCGCCCACAAGCTATTTTGCTTACAGGTCCGTTTCACCTTCAAGTCATCTCGCCTGCGAGTCGGTTTGACCACAAGTCATTTCGCCCACAGGTTCGTTTCGCCCTCAAGTCATGTTCCCCAGACATTGCTCTTGAGCCGGCGAAGCATTTGGTGATTTACACCGATCGCCATGATCGACGCATGAAATGGCTAAGTGTGTCACCGGCTCAAAATGTGAAAGGAGTGAAAAGAAGCTAATTCACCGTCAATGATACTGCTGGTTATCGCGCAGTCTCCAGAACCTAGCATTCATGTTTAAACCTTAATATTATGTCTATAATAATATGAAACACATGAGATAAATCCATTAAATAAAGTTTAatggaataaataaaaacacCAGGAATTGTCCAATGCAACAAGATTGCAACGTACTACAATCCAAAGGTCTCCCTCTCTCAGTTGAATATGACAGAGTATACACGGCTGCCTTAAATGGACACACGTCGGACTGGAGTTTGTTATAACACATGTCATGGACGTAGCAACACCTGAGGACAAACAGCCAAGGCTTAGTCGTTCAAAAGGCGGATAGTGCTATCTAACGTATAAATCATTATACTGCGGATTTGttttaacaaaacatactgCACTATCCACCGAATAGGGAATTATCCCATGGATCGTGATATCCATCCTTCAAACAACAGGGGCCAGGAGTACAATGTCCTAAATGCTCGGTAGAAACGTTGAACATGAAAAGTAAGAACTGAGATGAATTGGCATGGCTCACAGTTGTTTCCAGGTTTTACCGCGCAGATACGCCTAGGTATCAGGTTCTCAAACCTCATAAAAACTTCGCTGGTAATCTGTAACGAAGTAGTTATACAATGTTGGACTTCTTACGTGGAGGTGCCGGGTTCAGAGGGTTCCAATGGGGTTCGCGGAGAACCATCAAACGGCGTAACGTTTAAGCTTTTAATCgtcaaaaaagataaatttttaacgTCTAACCTTCAAAAAGCAGCTTCACATTAACCGTTAAACGGGTTCAAAGTCTTCTTGATCTCACTACTTGAGCCGCTCGTCACAAACATTCCCAAGGGTTAAATTTAGCGTCACGAATTCGAAGATGGTAAACGAAATATTATTTGTGTAAGTGGTTACATACTCACCTGTCCAAAACATCCACTGGGTCTCCCTTCCCGCCATACCCACACCAGCAACCATAACCATTGAAATGCAAGGGATTTCTTCTAGTAACTTTATATATCATCCAACCAAAATTTAACACACTTCTCTTGGTCGCATCGTCAGTTCCGCCTGTTATCAAAATATAACACTTCATCCTTATACTTAATGCGAACATTTGTTAGATAATTAGTAATGAGATCATGTATGATGATGTAGTGATGAATTGATTTCGGGAACCCTTTGTGAATATCTGAATTCTTTAATCCGTCATGTGTAAAACATtccattaactctttaaccccttagagtgattaGTAACTATTTTCTCCTTTCAGTACCACCCCTAAAACAAAtgttgaggtcatgagaataaaagaaatgatcactaactaaagaggctcttgattgttaaacaaattctctttgtcggtaccataggaaatgaatacagaacagtatggagaaattgTATACcgatgttaggatgtaaagggttaaaaagaatCCCATGTTCAGTTTCTCGTACCAACCCCACGTTATATCCTTACAGAAAGCAACAATCGGTGATAGGGATATGCTATCAAATAACTAAACGTCAGTTCTATAGATGTGACATTTAGTTGTCTCCTAGCGCAGTCCTGAATACGAAATCCATTTTGGcggtaattttttcatgttcttccTAAAGACACCTTCGAATGGAGCATTAACAGCCTTTTGAGTATTAATCGATGTTAAAACTTACAAATATAGTGTATATGTAGCTGTACACATCTGATAGCTTCAGTCAACAGGTACTTATCAATTtatcacatttattttattttattttacctctGTCATTTAATAGACTTTGCACACGACCAGGCTCTTCAAGGGCAGTCCTGACAACAATGGCACCACTGACTACTGACATCAGCAAAATCAATTTGATTCCCATAGTGTGCTGTAATGCAAGAACCTTAACAAAAAATTGGTTACTTCTAATCCACAATTCTAGAAACTGTGAAATCCTTTTAGGTTCTCGCCTTTCGATAAATGAGAATCTCGAACACTTACTGTGTTGTTCAAGAACACTTTCGAAGGCCGGGGTTCGACCCTAAATCTTCCCTTTCGGATATCAGCGCACAAATAAATAAGCCACCGCGTCAATCACTTTCTCGGTTactaattaattttaaattttaaatgttcataCCAATTCTACAGCATAGTGGCTTTTATTATATAACGACAATGATCATTTCTGGTTAACGACCATGGCAAGAAAACCATGAACAACTGTGTGATTCTGTAATGATGAACAGTTCTTAATTTGATGAGAATAAGGTTTCGAACCTGATTATCAAATTAAGAGTATTTTTTATCTTTCGATGACTCAGGAAAGCTGATCCGCACCCTCGAATTCAATTCATTACAAAGTAAATTGACCTTTCCTGAAACCTTTCGAAATCGCTCTATCCATATaggtaatttagttttcctTAAGGTGACTCTGCATCATGGAAAATAAatcatgaatgttttttttcttccctagAAACTTATTACgcaaaagagtttaaaaaaagcaagatctttgccttcacaaattgttcttttgttggCCGAGTATCTAACTTATATATATGGAAACAACACCAGAACAACCAGCAGCTTTCGAGGAGAGAAGAAAATCGAGAATCATGCAATAAACATTGAATTCTAGACGATCACACTGACCTCAAAGCAAATGTGGAAATTTCCCACGCAAATTTCTCTTGGCTGTGATTCAGTAGCAAAAAGAGCATACGATAAGCCTCCTCTTCGAACTGTTCGTTAAATTAAATGAAGGCCATGAAATTTTATAGCCGGTTAATGGAATTACCTAATCAACTGATGGGCAACCCAAAAATCCATTAACGAGTAAGGTTTTACAGGtaagtatttatttcattgtggggtgaaatttcattttttcgtgTCGAGTAACCTGCTTTATACGAATCCGGATGATGAAAGTGCAATTTCGTCTCCTTATAATTCCCAATTAAATGGCGCTCACTTGTAAAATCATAAATTAACTTCAGTGTCAATCAATTAATTTGGCACTTCTGGGCTAATTGTAGCATGTAAACGTAAACATGTGCAAACGAATAGAGTTTTACTAACAGAATATGAccataaattattaaaaattcaaaccGGCGTGAGTGTAGCGCGAAGGGTGGGATGGCTGGGAGCAAAACAACGGACTATCTATTGAAAGCAACGAATACTGAGTTCTAATGTAGCGTTCTACACAATTCAATTATgttcatgggttcaaatcccgcacAAGCCTgaactgctcaagtagtgttccgttactgcgaagatcgctttcatattcacgtctttatgCGCATAAATTTATCTCTTTACTTTATTGTACTACTCGGCCGATTTTACCTTAAAGAGAGAAAGAGCTCACAGACAGAGAGAAGTCTATGGATGCTCAGTTGATAGAGTCAGCAATCATGTAGGCGCAAAGCAATGCTAAGCTGCCAGGTTGATCAAACGTTTATGCGGATGCTATTCCTAATAAATAACATGCAAGCGTCGTAACTATTAAAGTAGGATCGTTTATTAGCATTCGGTTTTTAATTGACACGTTATCACGATTGTAAGATAAGCAGAAATCAAGTAATCCTCACTCCTTTATTGcgtgtttgaaatttttccttgttagtTTTAGTCCCGTTCTACTTTCTCTTATGTCCATGCTTTACTAATAGCGCAACTAACAACCTTAAAGAAATGCGATGGCGTTATACAGATGTAATCCCACAAATAACCATTTGGCTTTTACACATATTTGTTTAATTGACATAAAATTCTTCGACCACGAGACAGAGcatgttttgaaagttatgcaTTATTTACACTTTTATCGATAAAATAGAAACCCGTTTGAACAAATAAGACCTCCTTCCCCTTCACTAGATCCATGTTGAACGCAAATTGGCATGCTTTTGAAAGTAAGGCTCTTCTGAAATAAGAGACTTAAGTCAAGGAATCGAAAAACCTTGTAAcatcagaaataaaaataaaagaaaaatgaccaTTTTTCATGATAAATCATGTGACATTAACGACAAACATTAGTTCTATTTTGCAATACTGGAATTTACTTGTTTTActaccttatttttttttcgttttcgttatttcgagtctttgtttgaAACCAAATTCTAAGGCTTGGCTTCAATAAACTTACGATTACCTCTACAATAACTGAGACATTTGATTACAAAATGCGTTTGAATCCCAATTGGATTTTTGTTAGAGTTCATGGAAACGCTTGGGCACAGTTTCTGAGTTGTAGTAATGCTATGTAAACAAGTTCCCAAAAGGGATCaagttgttctttaaaaaaaaatctttcgcAGGTACATCTGTGAAATTGACTTCTTCAGTGTTGATACAACTCTCCCTTCTGATGTATTCTGTCACATTCAAGTAAATTATCCTCGATAGGCATTCATGTTCCTCCAGTTTCCATACGATGTTCTGTACGCCTGATAAGGGTTCGGGTATTGAGATCTCGCTCGGGCGTATTGCTTGTACTGTGCGTAGTAATCATTTGACCGAGACGCAGGGTAATAATTTCGATAACCGTAGGTGGCAGGTGTCATACGTGTTTGCGAGTAGGAGAGTGGCCTTATGCTATTCAATGCGGCGTTCCGGCCGATACAACACTTGACTGAACACACTGGAGCGCATGTACTCGGGCACGATCCAGGGCAGGTGGGAGCAGGGGGAGGTGCTGGAGCAGGCATGGGATAGTATATTGGAGATGGGGCTGGGGGAGGAGGTGGACTGCAACAAGTCTGAGAACATGCAGGGAAGCACTTAGCTGGGCATGCTCCGGGACATGTTGGAGGCAGCTGGGGAGGAGGaggcggaggaggaggaggaggcggTGGAGGAGTGCAGCAGCTGATGTCACATCTGGGAAAGCACTTGTATGGTTTGTGGCATGGTAGAGAACACACCTGGTCATGAAGAAGAATGCAGCGTAAGAGAATTCAATTTATGCCATAAACGGATGGAATCGCATATAGCAGTGTTTAGTTTCTAGGTTGTGTGAGGCTCGGGAGCAAATGTTCTGCTTAGGGTTACCATATATTGAATAACCAATTAAACGAGCAAAGAATTTGCCAGCTAGCTGTGGCGGTTGCACCTAGATCACAACCATTGGGAGACAAGAGAAATCACAACGGCATGACAGCAACACAGCATGACAGTCTCCATTAACAATGCCAATGCCAATCTGATTCTCACAGTTGTAATAAATTGAACACGAAACTAAGTGAATGGGATATATCTAATTGGAACTAGCAGAACTTGAAGGATGAATGACTCATCAACTTACCGGCACAATCTTCGGATGCTGTATACATCGGTAGACAACTCTGGCATACTTATAAACCTCAGGGCACATGATAGAATTTTTCTTTCCCAGAAAAGTACTAGTGGCTGCCACGGAACATTTGCTTTCTCCTTGACACAAATCAAATAACTTCTCATTGATTCTATGTTCGTCCTTCACACAGTGTCCCTTAGAAGGAAGTACTTTGTGTTGACATGTGTTGTTATCATCTCTGCCGTAAAATGTACTGTATAGGGCGATGCGATCATACCTAGAGAACACGAGCAAGGGGTTAATTGCATGATTTAATTCTCACACCAATGACtttgaaaaagtaattttaccAAAGCTGTATCTCACCACAAGTTTTAGCTTCTCTACGAAGCTCTTTTTACAAACTGTCATGAAAATGTGTATGGCATAGCTTTATTGGAAAGCTTAGAAAATTGACCGAAAAAACACAAATTATCATGCTTTAAATTTCATGTATTTCCCAAGGAACACTATCGGAAGTGTCACgtaacaaatgttttttttccctttggcttgtttgcttgtttgtatgtttgtcTGCAAGGAGCAAGAGAAACATGAAATCGCCGCGCCTTGATAAAGCATAGATATAACAATACATAACCAGTAGTTATatacaagaagaaaacaagtaaaGGTATCGATGAATAAGGAAGGGAAGGATTAGAATTTGCTGACCCTAGGGTTGTGATAATTACTGATCTTAATTCATTCATTGCACAATGACATCACATACTTGTTTGGGCATTTGATCTTCAGTTTATGTCCCTCGCAAGCTACCGCTACCTTTTGTTTCCTCTTCATGTACAAAGGCATCGGAGGAGGCTTGGGTTGGCAACATGATGAGGAACACTGGGGGTAGCACTCCTTTGGGCAGTCCGATGGACAGGGAGGAGGAGGTGGGGGAGGCTGAGGAGGTGGAGAGGGGGTTGGAGAGGGTTCGGGAACAGCTGTAGGAGAGGGGGAGGCAGCCGGCGCAAATGCTGCTGGAGAAGGAGGAGCAGCGGGATATTGAAAATATGCGGCAGGTGGGGGTGCCGACTGTGCAGGCTGTTGGTAGTAATACCGCAGCTGTTGCTGCCgctgttgttgctgctgttgtagCAGCCGCTCCTGTTGATATATGGACGATCGTTGAGCTGTGTAGCAACACATTGCGTTACACCCAGGGTAACACCGAGGAGAGCAATTTCCCTGACAGCTTCCTAAGAAGAAGAAATGTATTATGTATCAGTGATAAAAGAAATTCTAGTAATTGTTTTGAACACTTGTTTTAAATAGCGGGGCAATTGACGGTGTAACTTCTTCGGACCAGAGACATCAGCTCAAAAATCAACACTAACGCTATTCTATTGATTACCACCTGGAAGCCTGCAGGATAAAAACAATTATCTAAATTTCGTCAATCAAAtctgtaattattttaaatggtcattaagtcagtcagtcagtcagtcagccaaacagtcagtcaatcagtcagtcaatcagtcagtcaatcagtcagtcaataagtcagtccCTCAGTCAGTCCGTCCGTCCGTCAGTCAATCAGTTTGTTAGTCAATCAGGCAGTCGGTCTCTCTTTCTgtctgtcaatcagtcagtcagccaatcactcagtcagtcagtcaatcagtcaattagtcagtcattcaatcggttagtcagtcagtcagttaatcagtcagtcagtcagtcaatcagtcagtcagtcagtcagtcagtccgtcaatCAGTCTgtccgtcagtcagtcggtcagtcagtcaatcaatcagtcaatcagtcagttcgtcattcaatcagtcagtcaggcagtcagttGGTCAATCAGTCCGTCAGTCGTTCGTTCAGACAGTCGCTTAGTTAATAATTCTGTCAGTTACTTTGTCAGTTAGTGCGTCATTcgctcactcactcactcactcatacACTCACTCGATCCATTTGCTTTTTTACTGACTTCTTAATATGAACTTACCAAAGAAGGATCCTTGCGCCGtagaaatgaatgaaacaacCGCTATGAAACTTGCCAGCCACATGTTGATTTACGACCGCAACTTTCTGGAAAAATCATTGCAACATTAAGATATATCCATAAGATATAACCGTAATAAAACCAGTTAAGATgattttaaacaagaaaactcccaacaaatttgaacattttctcCTCCCCAGGTTTCGCCCGCTTTTTCCCAGTATTCACCTGTCGTAAACTGGCTCTGTGTCTTTTGTTAATTTCAATGGTCTCGAAAATGTTAAGAGATGAATAAGCGTGTATAGCGCATCAGTGCGAAGAGCCACATAAAATATCGAAAATAAATGGTAGAGTATTTACTGATCATTAAAAGTACCGTTCCACACTGGACCACAGTCTGCGATACTGATAAGctgaaattaataaatttaatcGGATTTAGCAGAGTTTTTCGCAATGTTTTTCACCTCATCCCATGATTTCGGGACGAACAGCGATTTAGGGTTTTGGTACGGGAGCTCACGGCAAACCTGGTCCGCATATGACACCAGGTTTGGAAATCGAACTCGATCCACAACGTTGACTTGGAGAGGCTAATGATCTCACCTCTGCGGATTTGTGCCGTATCTTAAGCCCAAGTAAAAAGGCACTCTTACGAAAAGACTATAATCTGGTACAGAATATTGCAGTCTCAAGGGGAAAAGTGTCCacgattttctctctgtttgtAGAAACTGCAAAACCTTAAAAGAAAGTCAGTTGTTTACACTTTAAGTGTCGTGAAAAGGTAGCCGCCAATGACCCATTTATTTGTTGTGGTTTCACTCGTGAACCTTCAAGACTCAAACTTTCTTTTGCAGTTTGATTCTTGAAACAATAGGATACCTTTCCCCACTAATCGCTTGAATTATCAGCCTTTTGAAGCGATGTTTAGGTTTAATTGCCGTAATGTTGTTCGCCTTAAAAGATCACCTGGTACCTGTTTAAATTTCGCACCGTAACGTTTGGAAAAGGCTTCTAAACAGTCCAAAAGATCTCTCTGTAATTAACCCAAAGATACAGCGAcatttcttaattaatttatttttcagttgagATTAtatcttcaatttctttccCTTTTGCGTCGGTGTATGCCACCTTTCGAATTAGTTTGACAATGGTCAGTGATCTAATAAAGTAGCAAAATGAATCATGTCGTGATTTACACAAACAATTTACGGATTAAGAcgttaaaataaatcaaacatgaaaaTTGGATCCCTTTCAAGACGATGTTCCTACAAAATACACTCTAAAACTCTGCAAGTAAAACTACAGGATATCACTCACCACTATATTATTTCGCTTGCGGACTTTTCAGGTGCAGGAATGGGTCTAAAATAGAACGAGAAGGACAAAACTCACTGAACGCCAAGAATGACAAAATATGTAGTTACCAAATCTATACTTAGATGATTTTCCTGTCAAAACGATTTGCAAGAAGAAATATCTCGGGTTTATTTGAAAACCCGGTACTTCAGATAAAGTATATTCAAATACTTTAGTAAATTACCATTCATTAGCCTTGTCCTCCATTTTTTTGACCGACATGGTGGCGGGGTCGACAAGTTCGTAATGGTAGTGGAATTCCGAAAATAGTATTATGATGTCATTGTACTACCCGTCGCTATGACAATATCGTGCTGGTTAGTTGGATAAGGAGAATAAGCTCAATGATTTTTCAACAGGGCCAATTATAAGGTCGTAGATTTCCTTTTTAAGCTgacttgacaaaaaaattaagtcagACCTGAGTACATTTTCACATTTCGCCAGAGGATTTTTCGAGTattagttttgttcttgttgcaTCAGTTAGGGCTCAGATGGAGGCGACAAAATTTCTGATCTGGATGAGGAGATTTTTATTTGCCCAGTTTTTGCGGTTTGTGTACTTCCTGAATTTGAATCGAAATTCAAATTAGGGTGACGGGAATAGAAAGAAACAGTAATGATTaatataaatcaaataaaatatgtGTTCTTCTCCTATGGGACCCCTCTCAGCGTAGCAAAACGAACCTTTATAGATTTCCCATAACTGGAAATTTTGTCTTCAGTTGCACACCCCCTACCTTGAAGAGACAGAAGAGGGAACGTTGTACCTGCAGTACAGGAGAATTAAAGCTTCGTGTAGAtcgaaggaatttttttacaCACTGACTGACAACCCTACAATGATACTCAGTGGACACCAGATAACCACCAAAATCGATACgtataattaaaaaaacgaCCAAAAGAAACATGGAAGACAAGAGTAGAGATGGGAGGTGAACCAAAAGAATATTGCTGTTGCATGACGCGGGAGCATGGCGATGAGAGGTCAACCAACGAACTGGGCGTGGCAGCGGAAGTTGGAGaaacaaaagtgatttttggaaCAAATTTTGAATTAGTCTGCagaagttaaaataaattagaCTTTCAAGGAGGGGAGGCGTATTAAGGACAGTCAGTATACCAAGGAACAACAAATAAAGATAAATGGAAATCTGAAAATGCCAAAGGTAAAGCCgattaaaatttgaataaaggggtaagtttctaaagaaactgtggtgctgcgtcggtgggagagtatagcaggtactttagtgttaacaactgggttgaaaacgtaaattagccaccgtaaagggtaaaaaagctgacgtttcgagcgttagcccttagtcaatcgctctgacgaagggctaacgctcgaaacgtcagcttttttaccctttacggtggctaatttacgttttcaacccagttgttaacactaaattacctgcgaTTAAAATTTGCTCTTATTGTggacataaaagaaaaacaacagcatcGCTAGAGTGATATCACaagtataataataatacacaaaaatttatttatgcatgGAAATTGTGTGACTACCAGTTACATCTCATCTTGGACagtatttttctattttaagtGCGGGCCGTGAAGTGATCAAACAGTGCTAGCTATCGAAGGTAGTGAATGAATTCGAACTATTGGCGAATAATTAACTGACAGTATAAGCTAGCAACAATTGGCTGTGGAAAgctgtttgtttccttttcaattccttaACGTGATCGTTGATCCATAGCACATATGTTTGAACGTAAACAGTGGCAAAGAACATAGCAAGAATATTGTCCTCGGAGATATTTAGTCTCTTTGCAAAGTGATTTTTCACCAGCCCCAGCCACGCCAACAGTCTTACGTATTAGTAGCAATCAGTTTGGAGGGAGGCTCCCTTTCATCTTATCTCAGCATCATAAATAACATCGCGTTGTTCTTCAAGCTCATTCCATTCTCCTGAAGCACTTTGCTCATCACTGGGCCCTCCTCCAGATTCCTCTGGTCGCATAGGAGTCTCTGATTTTTTGTACGTCTCATTGACTTCCGCGGTTTGTGACGACGCGGTGTTGGCCGGGAACGTCTCAGTGATGACGTCAGTTGCGGCCTGGGGTTGAGTAAATTCTTCAGTGATGTCACTTCCGACTTCTGGGGTATTATGTGTATCAATTGGAGTAACCGACGCTTGTGACGTGGCAGTAGTGACTGGTTGACTGTCTTCGTGCTCTTGAACAGTAATTTCTGGTACTGAAGATGAAgaagacgacgacgacgacgaagaAGAAGACGTTACCGTGGAAACAGAGGTAGACGAAGTTACGCCTCCCATACCACCACTTATCACCTCGTtgactgattggctgttttCTGAGGCGCTGTCTACATTTGGATAATATGTTCGTGGTGTGCAcctataaaagaaaacattttacatttgtcaTGATATGGTACGCTGTAGGCCTCCGTGTATCCATTGTTTGGTTGGCGAGATTATTCCAAAACCTTCCGCTAGAAGTGTGCGCCGCATTTCTATTCTTTCAGACGAATCACGAAGAATCTATTTTAAGTCTATAGACACCCTCCTTCCATGAAAAAGCTGAAGATCTCACTTCTAACCATAATTCTTTGAAGACACATAACTGTTTTAGGTTTCTTAATATAGATGTCAGAAGAAAAAGTACAGCTAAACTTAAAAACTGTAGGATCAGATCCTACTGTGCAtttaggaaaaaagaaaacaggcaggaaaaaaaagataacctGTATTTTATTTCCAAGTATTTGTACACATCAGGGCAGATTGTAGTTCCAGCCTTGGCCAGGAAATCGTTATTAGCTGCTACTTCACAAGCATGTTCCCCTTCGCAGAGACCGACAATCTGAGCCTTAACCTGCGTTTCTTGTTCCTGGCATGGCACACTGGAAGGGATACTTGGATGCACACAGATTTTTGAGTTCTTGCGACCGTACATTGTCCCCACAATTGCTAATTCATCGAAAGGGCTTGGGCATTGAACGTATGCTTTTTGTCCTTCGCATACAATTGTGTTTTCCTTGTATAGGAAGAGAGACGAAATTACCGTAAAcgaaccctttacaccctaag from Pocillopora verrucosa isolate sample1 chromosome 1, ASM3666991v2, whole genome shotgun sequence includes:
- the LOC131774430 gene encoding cell cycle checkpoint protein hpr-9-like; its protein translation is MRLFFCWKKPSLMSPMKSSWWLTVWICCLQVVHGAPNPDSLKSAEPPSAMKVENTIVCEGQKAYVQCPSPFDELAIVGTMYGRKNSKICVHPSIPSSVPCQEQETQVKAQIVGLCEGEHACEVAANNDFLAKAGTTICPDVYKYLEIKYRCTPRTYYPNVDSASENSQSVNEVISGGMGGVTSSTSVSTVTSSSSSSSSSSSSSVPEITVQEHEDSQPVTTATSQASVTPIDTHNTPEVGSDITEEFTQPQAATDVITETFPANTASSQTAEVNETYKKSETPMRPEESGGGPSDEQSASGEWNELEEQRDVIYDAEIR
- the LOC131774427 gene encoding phospholipase A2 A2-actitoxin-Cgg2a-like, whose translation is MGIKLILLMSVVSGAIVVRTALEEPGRVQSLLNDRGGTDDATKRSVLNFGWMIYKVTRRNPLHFNGYGCWCGYGGKGDPVDVLDRCCYVHDMCYNKLQSDVCPFKAAVYTLSYSTERGRPLDCKRPSSYWYWGKCRYLLCRCDAVAVRCFAKSRYNRKYKNYPQKKC
- the LOC131774422 gene encoding uncharacterized protein, producing the protein MWLASFIAVVSFISTAQGSFFGSCQGNCSPRCYPGCNAMCCYTAQRSSIYQQERLLQQQQQQRQQQLRYYYQQPAQSAPPPAAYFQYPAAPPSPAAFAPAASPSPTAVPEPSPTPSPPPQPPPPPPPCPSDCPKECYPQCSSSCCQPKPPPMPLYMKRKQKVAVACEGHKLKIKCPNKYDRIALYSTFYGRDDNNTCQHKVLPSKGHCVKDEHRINEKLFDLCQGESKCSVAATSTFLGKKNSIMCPEVYKYARVVYRCIQHPKIVPVCSLPCHKPYKCFPRCDISCCTPPPPPPPPPPPPPQLPPTCPGACPAKCFPACSQTCCSPPPPPAPSPIYYPMPAPAPPPAPTCPGSCPSTCAPVCSVKCCIGRNAALNSIRPLSYSQTRMTPATYGYRNYYPASRSNDYYAQYKQYARARSQYPNPYQAYRTSYGNWRNMNAYRG